The following proteins are co-located in the Scomber scombrus chromosome 2, fScoSco1.1, whole genome shotgun sequence genome:
- the LOC133990687 gene encoding ras and Rab interactor 2-like isoform X2, which produces MASSRLPGNPQIGPMDRSGSFFKLIDTFASEIGELKKEMVQTSPAVNKEPMDIQGLESEVCGVYLQSPHCGGVGGERDSGYDSLRRRMSVLDRLTQTHPVWLLLSVSEEEAGRILLKQPPGVFLVRKSVALQRKVLSVRLKEDQSETPISHFPVRESQYTFSLDGSGISFADLFRLVAFYCISRDVLPFTLKLPEAIASAKTQKDLEEVAQLGAGFWDSALCSQRRTSPRPCRPLSRTLSPQRTNRNREDEGSKQSHTGAHCDSAPPTLRSHAPPPSFCLERRHSSGPLCFVNPLFLQTHHHHHCGENSPSHAVKPDDNPEDAEKAPMKLTGNSQESDKHTDKTKVNRKSCSPPPRPPPPRSMPHRRPAPPPPGPPAPSTRPKSMPETVAVATRKQQSSKRPAPARPPMGAKQSSPSKTASSPIPVPSNPPPPRPKKPDLESHRCHIALDDETIAQALSRAKLPPCQPPPSVPADGLLENNAGSVSIPNERGRQRLSDMSMSTSSSDSLEYSQSPGFSLGLAPSPPRHLNHQDTVEDSSEDDEDGEEEEEEDYGVGLETDLEMRLRTSFKARRRKVGVSLSGGSFILPRALKGRFRKVSGMLSSLMTPERRAVKRIAELSRDKSSYFGSLVQDYISFVQENRGCHTSGMDFLQTLRQFMTQMKAYLRQSSEMDPPIESLIPEDQIDQVLEKAMHKCVLKPLKSVIEVALHDFQVNSGAWQRLKENLAMAKTKGPHELGVDGAVPPDPMAIEKIRHKFLNMRKMYSPEKKVSLLLRVCKLIYTIMQDNSGRMYGADDFLPMLTYVVAQCDMPQLDTDIQYMMELLDPSLLQGEGGYYLTSAYGAMSLIKNFQEEQAARVLSSEARNTLHQWHRRRTTQRSVPSVDDFQVSRLT; this is translated from the exons ATGGCCTCCAGCAGGCTACCAGGGAATCCCCAGATTGGCCCCATGGACAGGAGTGGTAGCTTCTTCAAG CTGATTGACACATTTGCGTCGGAGATCGGGGAATTGAAGAAAGAGATGGTCCAGACTTCTCCAGCAGTGAACAAGGAGCCCATGGACATACAAGG gcTGGAAAGTGAGGTGTGTGGCGTTTACCTACAGTCCCCCCACtgtggtggggtggggggtgaaaGGGACTCTGGGTACGACTCCTTGCGGAGGAGGATGAGCGTGTTGGACAGACTGACTCAAACCCACCCGGtgtggctgctgctgtcagtcagtgaagAAGAGGCCGGACGCATTCTTCTCAAACAGCCACCAGGG GTGTTCCTGGTCAGGAAGTCAGTCGCTCTTCAGAGAAAGGTCCTCTCTGTGCGTCTGAAAGAGGATCAGTCTGAAACTCCTATCAGCCACTTCCCTGTCAGAGAGAGCCAGTACA CCTTTTCTCTTGATGGTTCTGGGATCAGCTTTGCAGATCTGTTTCGCCTGGTGGCTTTCTACTGTATTAGCAG GGATGTCCTGCCTTTCACACTCAAACTCCCAGAGGCCATTGCATCTGCCAAAACTCAGAAAGACCTGGAGGAGGTGGCTCAGCTTGGAGCAG GCTTCTGGGACTCTGCGCTGTGCAGTCAACGTCGCACCTCCCCCCGTCCCTGTCGCCCTCTGAGCCGTACCCTCAGCCCCCAGCGAACTAACAGGAACAGGGAGGACGAGGGGTCAAAGCAGAGTCACACCGGGGCTCACTGCGACAGTGCGCCTCCTACGCTACGTTCTCACGCTCCTccaccttccttctgtcttgaGAGAAGACATTCCAGTGGTCCTCTCTGCTTTGTCAACCCCCTGTTTCTCCAgactcaccaccaccaccactgtgGGGAAAATTCACCTTCACATGCTGTCAAACCCGATGACAACCCAGAAGATGCAGAGAAAGCACCAATGAAGCTGACAGGCAACAGCCAAGAGAGCGACAAGCACACGGACAAGACCAAAGTGAACAGAAAATCGTGCTCCCCTCCtccccgtcctcctcctccccgtTCAATGCCACACCGGCGCCCTGCCCCACCTCCACCTGGTCCTCCAGCTCCTAGCACCAGACCAAAGAGCATGCCAGAGACCGTTGCTGTGGCTACAAGGAAACAACAGTCCAGTAAGCGTCCAGCACCTGCTCGACCACCAATGGGTGCTAAGCAAAGCAGCCCATCCAAGACTGCCAGCTCACCAATCCCTGTGCCTTCAAACCCACCACCTCCAAGGCCTAAAAAGCCTGATCTGGAATCCCACCGCTGCCACATTGCCCTGGACGATGAGACTATCGCCCAAGCCTTGTCTCGTGCCAAGCTCCCACCCTGCCAGCCTCCCCCTTCTGTTCCTGCTGATGGATTATTGGAAAATAACGCCGGGAGTGTGTCCATCCCAAATGAGAGGGGACGCCAGCGGCTCAGTGACATGAGCATGTCTACTTCTTCCTCTGACTCACTGGAATATTCACAGTCTCCTGGATTCTCCCTGGGTTTGGCCCCCAGCCCGCCCCGACATCTTAATCATCAAGACACAGTGGAGGACAGCAGTGAGGATGACgaggatggagaggaagaagaggaggaggactaTGGGGTCGGCCTGGAGACGGACTTAGAAATGCGCCTCCGCACATCCTTCAAAGCAAGGAGGCGAAAGGTTGGCGTGAGTCTGAGTGGAGGATCATTTATTCTCCCCAGGGCCTTGAAAGGACGCTTCCGTAAGGTGAGCGGTATGCTCAGCTCCCTCATGACCCCTGAGAGACGGGCGGTGAAAAGGATCGCTGAGCTATCTAGGGACAAAAGCTCATATTTTGGCTCCCTGGTCCAGGACTACATCAGCTTTGTTCAGGAGAACCGGGGCTGTCACACATCAGGGATGGATTTCCTGCAGACTCTCAGGCAGTTTATGACACAGATGAAGGCTTACCTGCGCCAGAGCTCTGAGATGGACCCTCCTATAGAGTCACTTATACCTGAAGACCAGATCG ACCAGGTGCTAGAGAAGGCCATGCACAAGTGTGTTCTGAAGCCTCTGAAGAGCGTGATCGAGGTGGCTTTACATGACTTCCAG GTGAACAGTGGAGCTTGGCAGCGGTTGAAGGAGAATCTGGCAATGGCTAAGACCAAGGGGCCTCATGAGCTGGGGGTGGATGGGGCAGTGCCCCCTGACCCCATGGCTATTGAGAAGATCCGCCACAAGTTCCTAAACATGAGGAAGATGTACTCCCCTGAGAAAAAGGTGTCACTGCTGCTGCGTGTATGCAAACTCATCTACACCATCATGCAAGATAACTCAG GGAGGATGTACGGTGCTGATGATTTCCTGCCCATGCTGACCTATGTAGTGGCTCAGTGTGACATGCCTCAACTGGACACAGATATCCAGTACATGATGGAGCTGCTGGACCCATCTCTGCTTCAAGGAGAAG GTGGCTACTACCTGACAAGTGCCTATGGAGCCATGTCCCTCATCAAGAACTTCCAGGAGGAGCAGGCAGCCAGAGTACTGAGCTCCGAGGCCAGGAACACTCTGCATCAGTGGCACCGCCGGCGTACTACCCAGCGTTCAGTGCCGTCAGTGGACGACTTTCAGGTATCACGCCTGACCTGA
- the LOC133990687 gene encoding ras and Rab interactor 2-like isoform X1 — protein sequence MASSRLPGNPQIGPMDRSGSFFKLIDTFASEIGELKKEMVQTSPAVNKEPMDIQGLESEVCGVYLQSPHCGGVGGERDSGYDSLRRRMSVLDRLTQTHPVWLLLSVSEEEAGRILLKQPPGVFLVRKSVALQRKVLSVRLKEDQSETPISHFPVRESQYTFSLDGSGISFADLFRLVAFYCISRDVLPFTLKLPEAIASAKTQKDLEEVAQLGAGFWDSALCSQRRTSPRPCRPLSRTLSPQRTNRNREDEGSKQSHTGAHCDSAPPTLRSHAPPPSFCLERRHSSGPLCFVNPLFLQTHHHHHCGENSPSHAVKPDDNPEDAEKAPMKLTGNSQESDKHTDKTKVNRKSCSPPPRPPPPRSMPHRRPAPPPPGPPAPSTRPKSMPETVAVATRKQQSSKRPAPARPPMGAKQSSPSKTASSPIPVPSNPPPPRPKKPDLESHRCHIALDDETIAQALSRAKLPPCQPPPSVPADGLLENNAGSVSIPNERGRQRLSDMSMSTSSSDSLEYSQSPGFSLGLAPSPPRHLNHQDTVEDSSEDDEDGEEEEEEDYGVGLETDLEMRLRTSFKARRRKVGVSLSGGSFILPRALKGRFRKVSGMLSSLMTPERRAVKRIAELSRDKSSYFGSLVQDYISFVQENRGCHTSGMDFLQTLRQFMTQMKAYLRQSSEMDPPIESLIPEDQIDQVLEKAMHKCVLKPLKSVIEVALHDFQVNSGAWQRLKENLAMAKTKGPHELGVDGAVPPDPMAIEKIRHKFLNMRKMYSPEKKVSLLLRVCKLIYTIMQDNSGRMYGADDFLPMLTYVVAQCDMPQLDTDIQYMMELLDPSLLQGEGGYYLTSAYGAMSLIKNFQEEQAARVLSSEARNTLHQWHRRRTTQRSVPSVDDFQNYLRVALQEVDTGCTAKTLIVHSYTTTEEVCSVCAYKFKIPDPENYALFLITEDTSQQLAPDTHPQRIKAELHSRPQAHIFHFVYRKVPNLNLCIPAVIHNGNCLQVK from the exons ATGGCCTCCAGCAGGCTACCAGGGAATCCCCAGATTGGCCCCATGGACAGGAGTGGTAGCTTCTTCAAG CTGATTGACACATTTGCGTCGGAGATCGGGGAATTGAAGAAAGAGATGGTCCAGACTTCTCCAGCAGTGAACAAGGAGCCCATGGACATACAAGG gcTGGAAAGTGAGGTGTGTGGCGTTTACCTACAGTCCCCCCACtgtggtggggtggggggtgaaaGGGACTCTGGGTACGACTCCTTGCGGAGGAGGATGAGCGTGTTGGACAGACTGACTCAAACCCACCCGGtgtggctgctgctgtcagtcagtgaagAAGAGGCCGGACGCATTCTTCTCAAACAGCCACCAGGG GTGTTCCTGGTCAGGAAGTCAGTCGCTCTTCAGAGAAAGGTCCTCTCTGTGCGTCTGAAAGAGGATCAGTCTGAAACTCCTATCAGCCACTTCCCTGTCAGAGAGAGCCAGTACA CCTTTTCTCTTGATGGTTCTGGGATCAGCTTTGCAGATCTGTTTCGCCTGGTGGCTTTCTACTGTATTAGCAG GGATGTCCTGCCTTTCACACTCAAACTCCCAGAGGCCATTGCATCTGCCAAAACTCAGAAAGACCTGGAGGAGGTGGCTCAGCTTGGAGCAG GCTTCTGGGACTCTGCGCTGTGCAGTCAACGTCGCACCTCCCCCCGTCCCTGTCGCCCTCTGAGCCGTACCCTCAGCCCCCAGCGAACTAACAGGAACAGGGAGGACGAGGGGTCAAAGCAGAGTCACACCGGGGCTCACTGCGACAGTGCGCCTCCTACGCTACGTTCTCACGCTCCTccaccttccttctgtcttgaGAGAAGACATTCCAGTGGTCCTCTCTGCTTTGTCAACCCCCTGTTTCTCCAgactcaccaccaccaccactgtgGGGAAAATTCACCTTCACATGCTGTCAAACCCGATGACAACCCAGAAGATGCAGAGAAAGCACCAATGAAGCTGACAGGCAACAGCCAAGAGAGCGACAAGCACACGGACAAGACCAAAGTGAACAGAAAATCGTGCTCCCCTCCtccccgtcctcctcctccccgtTCAATGCCACACCGGCGCCCTGCCCCACCTCCACCTGGTCCTCCAGCTCCTAGCACCAGACCAAAGAGCATGCCAGAGACCGTTGCTGTGGCTACAAGGAAACAACAGTCCAGTAAGCGTCCAGCACCTGCTCGACCACCAATGGGTGCTAAGCAAAGCAGCCCATCCAAGACTGCCAGCTCACCAATCCCTGTGCCTTCAAACCCACCACCTCCAAGGCCTAAAAAGCCTGATCTGGAATCCCACCGCTGCCACATTGCCCTGGACGATGAGACTATCGCCCAAGCCTTGTCTCGTGCCAAGCTCCCACCCTGCCAGCCTCCCCCTTCTGTTCCTGCTGATGGATTATTGGAAAATAACGCCGGGAGTGTGTCCATCCCAAATGAGAGGGGACGCCAGCGGCTCAGTGACATGAGCATGTCTACTTCTTCCTCTGACTCACTGGAATATTCACAGTCTCCTGGATTCTCCCTGGGTTTGGCCCCCAGCCCGCCCCGACATCTTAATCATCAAGACACAGTGGAGGACAGCAGTGAGGATGACgaggatggagaggaagaagaggaggaggactaTGGGGTCGGCCTGGAGACGGACTTAGAAATGCGCCTCCGCACATCCTTCAAAGCAAGGAGGCGAAAGGTTGGCGTGAGTCTGAGTGGAGGATCATTTATTCTCCCCAGGGCCTTGAAAGGACGCTTCCGTAAGGTGAGCGGTATGCTCAGCTCCCTCATGACCCCTGAGAGACGGGCGGTGAAAAGGATCGCTGAGCTATCTAGGGACAAAAGCTCATATTTTGGCTCCCTGGTCCAGGACTACATCAGCTTTGTTCAGGAGAACCGGGGCTGTCACACATCAGGGATGGATTTCCTGCAGACTCTCAGGCAGTTTATGACACAGATGAAGGCTTACCTGCGCCAGAGCTCTGAGATGGACCCTCCTATAGAGTCACTTATACCTGAAGACCAGATCG ACCAGGTGCTAGAGAAGGCCATGCACAAGTGTGTTCTGAAGCCTCTGAAGAGCGTGATCGAGGTGGCTTTACATGACTTCCAG GTGAACAGTGGAGCTTGGCAGCGGTTGAAGGAGAATCTGGCAATGGCTAAGACCAAGGGGCCTCATGAGCTGGGGGTGGATGGGGCAGTGCCCCCTGACCCCATGGCTATTGAGAAGATCCGCCACAAGTTCCTAAACATGAGGAAGATGTACTCCCCTGAGAAAAAGGTGTCACTGCTGCTGCGTGTATGCAAACTCATCTACACCATCATGCAAGATAACTCAG GGAGGATGTACGGTGCTGATGATTTCCTGCCCATGCTGACCTATGTAGTGGCTCAGTGTGACATGCCTCAACTGGACACAGATATCCAGTACATGATGGAGCTGCTGGACCCATCTCTGCTTCAAGGAGAAG GTGGCTACTACCTGACAAGTGCCTATGGAGCCATGTCCCTCATCAAGAACTTCCAGGAGGAGCAGGCAGCCAGAGTACTGAGCTCCGAGGCCAGGAACACTCTGCATCAGTGGCACCGCCGGCGTACTACCCAGCGTTCAGTGCCGTCAGTGGACGACTTTCAG AACTATCTCCGTGTGGCCCTGCAAGAAGTGGACACAGGCTGTACGGCCAAAACACTGATCGTCCACTCTTACACCACCACAGAAGAAGTCTGCTCAGTCTGCGCTTACAAATTCAAGATTCCCGACCCTGAGAACTACGCACTGTTTCTGATCACCGAGGACACCAGCCAGCAGCTCGCCCCGGACACACACCCTCAACGAATCAAAGCCGAGCTCCACAGCCGGCCCCAAGCACATATCTTCCATTTCGTCTACAGGAAGgtgcctaaccttaacctttgTATCCCTGCCGTCATCCACAATGGAAACTGCCTTCAAGTCAAATAG